A region of Candidatus Poribacteria bacterium DNA encodes the following proteins:
- a CDS encoding ISAs1 family transposase: MFQATPELKSRLTAVAIDGKSLRGSGTRDTQQTHLLAAVSHELGIPLAECAVSEKTNEVPVSTELLKMFDVAGKVITTDALLTQRRFCQSIIDHHGDYVLPVKANQKQVFDDIKDLFQPFSENDPQAIEERRFQTLHTQANAHLDEHTTQ, from the coding sequence ATAGACGGGAAAAGTTTACGAGGCAGCGGCACCCGAGACACCCAACAGACGCATCTACTCGCAGCTGTCTCGCATGAGTTAGGGATTCCTCTCGCAGAATGCGCTGTGAGTGAAAAGACTAATGAAGTGCCGGTCTCTACGGAACTCTTGAAAATGTTTGATGTCGCTGGAAAGGTCATCACGACGGATGCGCTTTTGACGCAACGTCGGTTTTGCCAAAGCATCATCGACCATCACGGCGACTATGTGCTACCGGTGAAAGCGAATCAGAAACAGGTCTTTGATGACATCAAAGACCTGTTTCAACCTTTTTCCGAAAACGACCCACAAGCCATTGAAGAGAGAAGGTTTCAAACACTCCATACCCAAGCCAACGCACATCTTGATGAACATACCACTCAGTAA